The sequence GGTTCCACCTCGTACCGTCGTGGTCGTCGGGATGCTCCGACCGACCGGGTGCCGAACCGGGGCGGACGTCGAACAGCGACCGCTGGACGTCCGCCAGCGAATCCGCCAGCAGCCGCTCCTCCGTGAGACTCCCTGCGATGACGGAGACGGCGACGACGGCCAGCAGGTTGACCGTGGTCTCGAACACCTCGCCGAGGACGGTCTGATGGGGGTCGCTGCCACCGATCCACAGGACGAGTTCGACGGCCTGATGCGACGCCATCAGCCCGAACAGGACGGCCGCCAGGAGGATTCGGCTGTCCCGGACCACGTAGCTGAACGTCACGGCGAGCCCGGTTCCGATCAGTAGCACCGCGAGTGGAAGGAGGGTGAACATGACGAGAAACACGGTGTCCGATGGCATTTCGTTTCGATCGAAGAGTCGTCTGTCGGTCGCTTAATGCGTTTGGTATCGCGGTTCGGCGCCGCTCACTCTCCGCGGCTCGCGTCGACGTCGATGGCGTCGACCGGACAGACGTCGACACAGAGCATGCAGTCGATGCAGTCTGGCTGTCGCGCCGGGTCGGCCTTCCGCGTGCTGGCTGGATGGTCGGGCGTCTCGACCCAGTCGAAGACGTCGACGGGGCAGTCCTCGACGCAGGCACCATCGGCGATGCACTCGTCGAAGTCGACGGCGACGTGGGTCCCGTGGATCCCCAGCCGTTCCGGCTCGTCGACGGGTCCCCACACGTCGTGTCCCTCGTGTTGATCGACGACCGTCCGGGCGTGATGGAAGTTCGGGTCGATTCCCATGAATTGTCGGTATAACGAGCGCTGGCCCTAAATAGCTGTCAGCACCTGTCAGGTCCGCTCGATGGTCACGTGCCCCTCCGTCACGGCCGTCACGACACCGTCGACCGACGCGTGTTGGGTAGTGCTGATTCCCCCGGGGCCAGGCTCGGCGATGACGTCGCCACGTTCGACCTCGTCGCCCGGCGAGACGGTGGCCTGGCTCCGCTCGACGACGCCCTCGAGAGCCTCGTTCGTGATGAGGGGGACCCTGACGTACGGTGGCTCCACCCGGACCGGCTCCGTCTCGAACTCCCGGCCCTTCCAGGCCGCCGGTCCGAGGATGTTGATACGGCCACCGCCGAGGGTGTTCTGTGCTGCCAGTTCGTGGTCGATGATGAGGAGACAGTTCGTCCGCTTTCGGGTACCGAACCGATCCGGCCGCCGTTCTATCTCGAAACTCCAGCCCGGCCCGCCGTCCGCCAGGACCTCGCCGTCACCGGGGCCGCCTGGACGACCCGCCTCCGCGAGCAACGTCGTCGCTGGGGTCCCAACCGGGACGTCGAGGAATCGATGGCGTGGGGTGTCGCCGTCGACGTGGACGTACTTCCGGGTGACGGGTTCGTCGTGGGCCAGCGCACGATAGATGTTGTACAGCGACTCGGTGTTCTGGACGATCCAGCCATGATCGAGCGGGAGGTCTTTGCCGATGGTGACGTCGGCCACCATCCGCAGGAGGACACTCTCCATGCCGAACTCGTACCGGTCGTCCGTACACGCGATGACGACGCCTGATTCGGCCGCCGGATCGAGTGGGAGGTCCGCGGGCGTGTACACCGTCGCGTCGGTACGCTCCTCGAGTGACCCGAGCCACACGCCCCGGTAGGATTCTTTGGTCCCGACGACGACCAGGTCGAGGAACTCCTCCAGGAGCCAGTCGATGATGGCCGAGAGCTCTCCCGCGTGCTCGCGGCCCAGATACCGGTCTTTGACGAAATTGGGCTCGCTCTCCTGGTGGTTGATGAGGAGGGCGTCTACCTCGTCGACGCGTTCCCACTTCGCGTACGCGGGAAATCCGGCTCCACCGGCACCCGCCACCCCCGCATCCCGGACCGCCGATGCAAGCGTCGCTTCGTCGACGGACGCAGTCGGCAATTGGCCGTCAGCCATACCCGTATATATTGGGTATCTGGTTGATAAACTCTCACAATTGACTGCTAACCGACATGAACGCCCGCCGTCCATCGGTAGTCGACTGACAGAGCGGAACTTCGGCCGGTTCGGCCGGGCCGGTTATTCGCGGCGCTTGCCCGCGCCAGTGCTCGGACGGACCCGCTCGGTGCCCGTGCCGCGCTTGCGGAGGCCACGGCCACGGTCACCCGCCTTCGTCAGGCCGCGAAGGGCACGCCCGTCGTGGGCGTCGTCACAGATCCAGTTGAGGTCGTCGTCGTTCTGGATGGCCGGATGATTCGGATCGAGGAGGATCACTTCGAACCACTTCTGGCTGCCGTCTTCGCCGACCCAGTAGGAGTTGAGCACGCGGAGGTTGCGGAACTTTCGCGTCGCGCGCTCTTCGGCGATGCGCTGAAGGTTCTTCTTGCGGCCGATGCGGTTGACGCCCTGTCGCTTCGAGCGCCGGCCGGCCTTGTGCCGGGACTGGCGGGCCGTCCCCTTGCGGACGCTGACGCGAGCGACGACGACGCCCTGTTTCGCCTTGTAGCCCAGTTCGCGGGCCGCGTCGAGGCGGGTGGGGCGCTCGATGCGTTCGATTGCACCTTCCTGTCGCCACTCCTGTTTCCGTTGCCACTGCAGCTCTGCGAGTTTCCCGTCGCCCGGGTTCTTCCAGGCGTCTTTGATGTGGGAGTAGAAGCTCCGTGCCATGGTTGTTTGCTCGCGGGCGTTTGGTGGTTCAATCCGCACGTGGCGGATCACATCCCGTCCCGATCTGTATCGGGGGCCCGCTGGAGCCCGCTCACCAGCGAGATACGAACGAATCGGGGCGGTTCGAGTAAAAGGACTTCGGAATGCGGTCACTCGTCGGCGAGCTCCGACTCGACCGACGGATCGTGCTCGAAGCGCAGCGGTGGGGTGTCGTCGGTCGCGAGCCCGAGCAGCGTGCCCGAACGTTCGTCGTCCTCGACGGTGAAGACGACCCACACCGTCTCCGACTGGTCCGGTTTGAGCAGGATCGGGAAGCCGTCGTCGGTATCCGCGAGTTCGCGCGGGCTTCGGATGGTGTCGTTCGCGGCGAACCCGACCATCTCGGCCCCGAACGGTTTCGCCGTCTCGCCGTGATTGGTCAGACGCATGTGAACCACGACGAACTGCGACCCCTTCGGCGCCTCGTACTTCGTCTCGTTGGCGGTGGTCAGTGATGACCGCGTCTCTGCGTTCCAGGCCACCGCCACGGCGTCGTCGCCGGTCCCGGCGAGCGAGACGGCGGTCACCGTGAAGTCGTCGCCGCTACCGCCTCCCCCCAGGCCCAGCGCGTCTGCCGGGACTGCACCGATCGACCCGAGCGGGCCGAGACCGACCCCCATCGATTGGGCGCCGACTATCCCGACGGCGACGACACCGACGACGATCAGGAGGACGGTGAGCGCTCGCGTGGGGATCGGTGGGGGAGAGGGGTGGCGCAAGACCGCCGGGACGGCCGAGGGGATCGGGAGTCGCTCGATCAGGGAGTCCGACTGCGTCGAGAACTCCTCGACGAGGTCTTCGAGTCCTTCCTCGGCCACCGTCGCTTCGAGTGCTGTGGTATCGAGCAGGTGGACGTCGTTCGCCGTTGCGATCCGCTCGGCATCGTCGCTGAACTCGCCACGCGTCGCGACGACCCCGACGTCGACGTTCTTGGCGTCGCAGATGCCGACCAGCGACTGAACGGGTTTGCCAGCGACGGTCTCGTCCTCGGCCGGGACGACGAGCATGAGTCCACGCTCGCCGCTCCCCTTGTCGCCGGTGATCATGAACTGGCCCGGGTCCTCTTCCGCGACGCCGGTGTTCCAGCCGCGTTGCTCCCAGACCTCCGAGAGGAACTCGACGAATCCCCGGTCGTCCATGGCGTCGAACACAGCTTAGCCCCCCCATCGACAGTGCGGTCGGGGATGTCCGGGCCCGTACATCGTTGCGTTGCGTATCTGTGTTTGCTCCCGGTAATAAACCATTGGGCCTGTCCCGGCCGTCCGGGTGTGATGGTTGTTTATAGGGGTCACGATACATCACCAGCCATGGACAAGTGGAAGCGCCGAACGTTGCTGTATTCGGCCGCGCTGCTCGCGATCATGTTCGGCTTTGCCGTCTTCTACCACGTCGGGATGATCGTCTACGAGGGCGGGTCCGATGGCTTTCTTCACTCCCTGCAGATCGTCGTGGAGACGTTCACTACGACGGGATTCGGCTCCGATGCGCCCTGGTCTTCGCATGTGATGAACCTGTTCGTCATCGTGATGGACCTCACGGGGGTCGCGCTCATCTTCCTCGCCTTCCCCGTTCTCGTGTTCCCCCTCCTCCAGGATGCCCTCTCCACGACGGTCCCCCGGTCAGTCGACGACGACCTCACCGACCACGTGGTGATCTGTATGTACACACCGCGTGCCGAACCCCTGATCGACGAACTCGAATCGAGGGCCGTCCAGTACGTCATCGTCGAACCCGACCGCGACCAGGCCGTCGATCTCCTGGAGCAGGGGTACGACGTCGTGTACGGCGATCCGGAATCGGCTGCGGCCCTCGAGGGCGCTCGGCTCGGGTCGGCACGGGCGCTGGTCGCGGACCTCTCGGATCGCGTGGACACGAGCATCGTCCTCACCGCCCGCGAGGTCGACGAGGACGTCCACATCGTCAGCATCCTCGAAGATCCAGAGCACGCGAACTACCACCGTCTCGCGGGGGCCAATGACGTCCTCTCGCCCCGACCGCTCCTCGGTCGAAGTCTCGCTTCGCGAGTGACGGCCTCGGTCTCCTCGGATCTGGACAGCGGCATCGAGATCGGTGCGGATTTCGAGATCGCCGAACTGCCGGTTCATCGAGGCAGCCCGCTGGTTGGCGAGACGCTCGCGGGGAGTGGCATCCGGGAGAGCACCGGCGTCAACGTCATCGGTGCCTGGTTTCGAGGCACCTTCGAGAGCCCACCACCGCCGGACGCGACCATCACGAACGGAACCGTGCTCCTCGTCACCGGTCACGAGAAGGCACTCGAACACCTCAAAGAACGGACCCTGTCCGAGATGCGGCCGTACCAGCCTGGCGATACCGTCGTCATCGGGTACGGCCAGGTCGGGCGAACGATCACCACTGTCCTCAAAGAGGAGGGGCTCCCCTGCACCGTCGTCGACCGGGAAGCGCACGACGGCGTCGACGTCGTCGGTGACGCGACCGACGTCGACACCCTCCACGAGGCTGGTTGCGAGACGGCGCGGTCTGTCATCCTCGCGTTCCCCGACGACACGACCACCGAGTTCGCGACCCTCGTCATTCGAGAGGAGTTTCCGGCGACGGAGATTATCGCCAGGGCCGACGAGAGCAGGAACGTCACGAAACTCTACCGGGCAGGAGCGGATTACGTCTCCTCACTCGCCACGGTGAGCGGGCGGATGATCGCCGGCACCATCGTGGAGGACGGCGACGTCCTCGCGTACGACAAACAGGTCGAGGTGGTCCGCACGAGTGCACCCTCGCTCGTCGGCAGGACGATCGGGGATGCGCGGGTCCGCTCGCAGACGGGGTGTACCATCATCGGCATCGACCGGGAGGGAGCGGTCCTCACTGACGTCGGGCCGGACGTCCGACTCCAGGTCGGTGACGAACTGATAATCGCCGGCACGGGGGAGGGAATCCGACGGTTCAACGAACTCCTTGGCTGATTCGACGGCCACTTTTCGCCGGTACCCGCGACGCCATCGTGGACCTTTTATCCCGCGTCGGTGTCACAGGCTAGTCGAGATGACCCCGCTGGAAGTCTCTATCCGGTTGGTCGGTGGCGTCCTCCTCATCCTCGCCAACGGCTTCTTCGTGGCCATCGAGTTCGCACTCACCCGGGCCCGTCAGTTCTCGAAGGAGGAGTTCCTCGACGGGTCACCCGGCCTCGAACGCGCCTGGGAGATGACCCAGGACCTGGAGATCTACCTCACGACCTGTCAGGTCGGCATCACCGCCTCGTCCATCGCCGTCGGCATCGTTGCCGAACCAGCACTCGCCGCCCTGTTCGAGCCATACTTCACCGCGACCCCGCTCGCCTCCCTCGGGGCGGGTTCACTCCTCGCGTTCCTCATCATCAATCTCTTGCACCTCACCCACGGGGAACAGACCCCGACCTACCTCGGCGTCGAGCGCTCGCGGCTGGTGAGCCGATACGGTGCGAGACCGCTGTACTGGTTCAACTGGGTGCTCTCGCCACTCATCACGCTGGGCGACTGGATCGCCAAGGCGACACTCCGGCTGTTCGGTATCGAGATGACCGGCGCCTGGCTCGAGACGGAGACGGATGCCCTGGAGAGTCGGGCGGAACTTCGCAACCGTCTCGGATCGGTGCTCGAGGCTGGTGAACTTCCCGAGGAACGTCGTACCGAGGTACTCAATGCCCTCGACGTCGGCGAACTCCCGGTCGCCGAATTGATGGTTCCGGCCGACCAGATCGTCGCCCTCTCGACGACGGCATCCGTCGAGGAGAATCTAGAACGGATCGAACACACGCCCCACACCAGATTCCCACTCGTCGGCGACGAACTGACGGACTTCGAGGGAATCGTCTACGCCCCGTCCATCATCGACCATTACGAACCCCTTCTCGCCGGTGAGACGACCTTCGCCGACGTCGCCGCCCCACCGATGACGCTCTCGGCCGACACCGACGTCAGCGACGCCTACGATCAGTTCCAGGCCGAGGGCCAGGAGCTCGCGCTGGTCGTTCGCGACGGTCAGGTCGTCGGACTCTTCACGGCGACCGACGCTCTGGAGGCGGTCATGGGCCAACTCGAAGACCCGCTCGACCATCGACTCGGGGACTAGGGAGCGTCGACTGGTGGGGTTTTTCCGCCATGGGGCGGGCGGTGCCGTCGTCTCGTGGGCAGCGTTTTGCGTTCGCAGGCCCTACCACGATCCATGCGGGAACTCGTCTTCGCCCTCGCCTACGAGCCGGGCTGTAACCGGGTGGCGGACACCCTCGCTGCGCATCCGGACGCGCGGATCCGCTCGCTCTCCCTGCACGCGACTGCGGACCGTCTCTGGCGGGTCGATCACGCCACCGGATCAGCCGATGCACTCGACGCTCTCGAGGTGGCATTCCTCGAGAGCGACTACGACGCCGACTGCTTGGCTACCGACGATTGCGGTGCCACACAGACCACGGAGGTCGTCGACCGCTCGGCCGACACGCTCGTCCTCTACTCGTACTGGGAACGCACGCCCGCCTGCGTCTCCGTTCCCCATCTCGCACGCGAACATCTCGGGGAGGGGCTGCTGTTCGACACCCGTAACGAGGGCGGTCATTACACATGGCGTATCATCCACCCTGGGGAGGGTGACGTGGCCGCCTTCTTCGACGAACTGGAGACTGCGATCGGTAATTGCGCTCGCCTCGAGTTGCTCAGGTCCACGGACACAGCCGGCTCACAGGGTCTCGATGGTGCGGGGGAGTCGCTGCCAGCCGCGCAGGCGGCCGCCCTCGACGCCGCCGTCGAGCACGGCTACTACGAGTCACCTCGCCGGGTCGACGTCGCTGAACTGGCGACACACCTCGACGTCCCCCGGTCGACGTTAACCTACCGTCTCCGCCGCGCCGAGGAGTATCTGGCGAAAGCGTACGTCTCACGGGAGCGCCCGAACGTCCCCACCTGAGCGGGTCGGTGATACCGCCTCGCTTGTCGTGTGGATCCCAAGTTGGAATATTCCAACCAAGGCTTAACCAGTCGAGTGGCCTACGCCTACGCGATGAGCGACGACGAGAACGCGATGGGCCGGCACCGCGAAAGCGGTCGGAAGCGATCGCTCTCTGTCAGCCTCACCGTGCCGGAGATGGACTGTCCGTCCTGTGCGAAGAAGGTGGACAAGAGCCTGAAGCGACGCGACGGCATCCACGAGGTCACCCTCCAGCCGACGACTGGCACGGCGGCGGTCATGTACGACCCGGACCGCATCGACGAGGCTGCCGTCGTCGCTGCCATCGAGGGTGCGGGATACGATGTCGTTGGCCGTGACGACGATGATGGAGGCGATGCCACCGAGGTGGCTATTGCACCGTCCGCTGCGGTCTGGTCCAGTCCTCGGGCGATCAAGACGTGGATCGGTGCGGTCTTCCTCACCCTCGGCTTGCTCGTCGAGTTCGTCCTCGCTGGCCAGAACGTGGTCGTGGCGAGCGTCCTGAGCTATCCCGTGACCGTCGCCGATGGGTCGTTCCTCGTGGCTATCGTCATCAGCGGGGCACCGGTCGTCCGGAGTGGCTACTACTCGGCGCGGAACCTGAGCCTGGACATCGACCTCCTGATGGGGACGGCTATCATCGCGGCGTCGGCTATTGGCTTCTTCGTCGAGGCCGCGACCCTCGCCGTCCTGTTCAGCATCGCTGAGCTCCTCGAGGACTACGCCATGGACCGGGCCCGCGATTCGCTCCGCGAACTGATGGAACTCTCGCCGCAGGAGGCGACGGTCCGTCGGAACGGGACGGAGGTGACTGTCCCCGCCGAGGACGTCGCCGTCGGTGAGACGGTCGTCGTGCGACCGGGAGAGAAAGTACCACTCGATGGCGTGGTCGTCGAGGGAGAGAGCGCCGTCGACGAGTCACCGATCACTGGTGAGAGTGTCCCCGTCGACAAATCGTCCGGCGACGATGTGTACGCTGGAAGCATCAACGAGGAGGGGTACGTCGAGGTCTCGGTCACGTCGAAGGCGGGTGATTCGACGCTGGCTCACATCATCGCGATGGTTCAGGGGGCTCGCGAGAAGAAGACGGAACGAGAACAGTTCGTCGACCGTTTCGCTGGCTACTACACGCCAACGGTCGTGGTACTGGCCATCCTGACCGCCGCCCTGCCCCCGCTTGTCCTCGGTCTTCACTGGCAGATCTGGTTCATCCGCGGTCTCACCCTGCTGGTCATCGCGTGCCCGTGTGCGTTCGTCATCTCGACACCGGTCTCGGTGGTCTCGGGCATCACGAGCGCCGCGAGGAACGGGGTCCTGATCAAGGGTGGCAACCATCTCGAGGCGATGGGTGCAGTCGACGTCGTCGCCTTCGACAAAACCGGGACGCTTACCAGGGGCGAACTGGCCGTCACGGACGTCGTTCCCTTTGGGGACAACGACGAACAGGCGGTCATCGGGCACGCCGCCGCCCTCGAACGTCGGAGCGAACATCCCATCGCGGCGGCCATCCTCGACCGATTCGGTGGCGTCGATGCTTCCGAGGTCCCGACTCCCACGGCCTTCGAGACGCTACCTGGGAAGGGCGTCCGCGCCGATATCGACGGGGAGACGTACTATGCAGGGACGCCAGCGTTGTTCGAGGAACTCGGTTTCGAGTTCTTGGGTCCGCACAGAGCGACCGATGGCGGCGCGATCACCGCAGGATCCACGGTCGAGGATCCGATGGAAACGCTCGAGGAACTCGAAGCCGCGGGGAAGACGGTGGTCCTCGTCGGTACCGCCTCGACGCTGGTAGGGGCGATCGGGATCGCCGACGAGGTCCGACCGGTCGCTCGCCGCGCTGTCGCCCGACTGCACGAACTGGGAATCGAACACGTGGTGATGCTGACCGGCGACAACGAGGGGACTGCCAGGGCCATCGCCGACGAGGTCGGTGTCGACGCGTTCCGAGCGGAACTCCTCCCCGACGAGAAGGTCGCGGCCGTCGAGTCGTTGCAGGCGGACTACGGCGAGGTGGCGATGGTCGGGGACGGCATCAACGACGCACCCGCACTGGCGACCGCCGACGTCGGCGTCGCGATGGGGGCTGCGGGGACCGACACCGCACTCGAGACGGCGGACATCGCACTGATGACCGACGATCTCGGCAAGCTTCCGTACCTCTACTCGCTGTCGCACACCGCAAACGGCGTGATTCGACAGAACATCTGGTCGAGTCTCGGCGTGAAGGCTCTGTTGGCGGTCGGCGTGCCTTTCGGGTACGTGAGCGTCGCGCTCGCGGTCGTCGTGGGCGACATGGGAATGAGTCTGGGCGTCACCGGGAACGCGATGCGCCTGTCGCGGGTGCGTCCGGAGCGATTCTCCGACTAGTCGCTCGGGTCGACTACGGTTTTTCGACGATGGCTACGGGAGAGCCCGCGCTATCTCCGTTACGGTTGGCCGGCGCCGCCCTTCCGGGGCAGCACCCCATTTGCTATAGCGATATATGGTATATAACGTCGGTATCGAACGGTTCGCTATCGGTGGTAGGATGGCAATCGCGGCGGAGATCGACCGAAAATCCCTCGTCCTACTCCTCGGCCATGGCCGCGAACCCGCGGTCGAGGTCGGCGAGGAGGTCGTCGACGTGCTCGATGCCGACGGAGACACGGATCAATGTGTCCGATATCCCGATCTTCAGGCGCTCTTCTCTGGGAATCGGCTCGTGGGTCATCGCTGCGGGCACCTCGATGAGGCTCTCGACACCGCCGAGACTCACCGCGAGCGTGAACTCATCCAGCCCCTCGAGGAACGCTTTCGCGTCGGCCATCTCGCCTGCCAGTTCGAACGAGAGGATGCCCCCGCCGCCGTTCATCTGCCGTTGGGCGAGGTCGTACTGCGGGTGACTCTCCAGACCGGGGTAATGGACGTCCTGGACCCGGGGGTGGTCGTCGAGGTATTCGGCGATAGTTCGGGCGTTCGACTGGTGGCGCTCCATTCTGAGCGGGAGGGTCTTCAGCCCCCGCAGGAGCAGATAGCTGTCGAACGGGGCGAGCATGTTCCCCAGTGCGATTTGCTGGTTGAACCCGACGGCCTCCGCCACGACCGGATCGTCCGTGATGAGC is a genomic window of Halanaeroarchaeum sp. HSR-CO containing:
- a CDS encoding 50S ribosomal protein L15e — its product is MARSFYSHIKDAWKNPGDGKLAELQWQRKQEWRQEGAIERIERPTRLDAARELGYKAKQGVVVARVSVRKGTARQSRHKAGRRSKRQGVNRIGRKKNLQRIAEERATRKFRNLRVLNSYWVGEDGSQKWFEVILLDPNHPAIQNDDDLNWICDDAHDGRALRGLTKAGDRGRGLRKRGTGTERVRPSTGAGKRRE
- a CDS encoding TrkA family potassium uptake protein codes for the protein MDKWKRRTLLYSAALLAIMFGFAVFYHVGMIVYEGGSDGFLHSLQIVVETFTTTGFGSDAPWSSHVMNLFVIVMDLTGVALIFLAFPVLVFPLLQDALSTTVPRSVDDDLTDHVVICMYTPRAEPLIDELESRAVQYVIVEPDRDQAVDLLEQGYDVVYGDPESAAALEGARLGSARALVADLSDRVDTSIVLTAREVDEDVHIVSILEDPEHANYHRLAGANDVLSPRPLLGRSLASRVTASVSSDLDSGIEIGADFEIAELPVHRGSPLVGETLAGSGIRESTGVNVIGAWFRGTFESPPPPDATITNGTVLLVTGHEKALEHLKERTLSEMRPYQPGDTVVIGYGQVGRTITTVLKEEGLPCTVVDREAHDGVDVVGDATDVDTLHEAGCETARSVILAFPDDTTTEFATLVIREEFPATEIIARADESRNVTKLYRAGADYVSSLATVSGRMIAGTIVEDGDVLAYDKQVEVVRTSAPSLVGRTIGDARVRSQTGCTIIGIDREGAVLTDVGPDVRLQVGDELIIAGTGEGIRRFNELLG
- a CDS encoding helix-turn-helix domain-containing protein is translated as MRELVFALAYEPGCNRVADTLAAHPDARIRSLSLHATADRLWRVDHATGSADALDALEVAFLESDYDADCLATDDCGATQTTEVVDRSADTLVLYSYWERTPACVSVPHLAREHLGEGLLFDTRNEGGHYTWRIIHPGEGDVAAFFDELETAIGNCARLELLRSTDTAGSQGLDGAGESLPAAQAAALDAAVEHGYYESPRRVDVAELATHLDVPRSTLTYRLRRAEEYLAKAYVSRERPNVPT
- a CDS encoding cation-translocating P-type ATPase, whose product is MSDDENAMGRHRESGRKRSLSVSLTVPEMDCPSCAKKVDKSLKRRDGIHEVTLQPTTGTAAVMYDPDRIDEAAVVAAIEGAGYDVVGRDDDDGGDATEVAIAPSAAVWSSPRAIKTWIGAVFLTLGLLVEFVLAGQNVVVASVLSYPVTVADGSFLVAIVISGAPVVRSGYYSARNLSLDIDLLMGTAIIAASAIGFFVEAATLAVLFSIAELLEDYAMDRARDSLRELMELSPQEATVRRNGTEVTVPAEDVAVGETVVVRPGEKVPLDGVVVEGESAVDESPITGESVPVDKSSGDDVYAGSINEEGYVEVSVTSKAGDSTLAHIIAMVQGAREKKTEREQFVDRFAGYYTPTVVVLAILTAALPPLVLGLHWQIWFIRGLTLLVIACPCAFVISTPVSVVSGITSAARNGVLIKGGNHLEAMGAVDVVAFDKTGTLTRGELAVTDVVPFGDNDEQAVIGHAAALERRSEHPIAAAILDRFGGVDASEVPTPTAFETLPGKGVRADIDGETYYAGTPALFEELGFEFLGPHRATDGGAITAGSTVEDPMETLEELEAAGKTVVLVGTASTLVGAIGIADEVRPVARRAVARLHELGIEHVVMLTGDNEGTARAIADEVGVDAFRAELLPDEKVAAVESLQADYGEVAMVGDGINDAPALATADVGVAMGAAGTDTALETADIALMTDDLGKLPYLYSLSHTANGVIRQNIWSSLGVKALLAVGVPFGYVSVALAVVVGDMGMSLGVTGNAMRLSRVRPERFSD
- a CDS encoding CNNM domain-containing protein, which codes for MTPLEVSIRLVGGVLLILANGFFVAIEFALTRARQFSKEEFLDGSPGLERAWEMTQDLEIYLTTCQVGITASSIAVGIVAEPALAALFEPYFTATPLASLGAGSLLAFLIINLLHLTHGEQTPTYLGVERSRLVSRYGARPLYWFNWVLSPLITLGDWIAKATLRLFGIEMTGAWLETETDALESRAELRNRLGSVLEAGELPEERRTEVLNALDVGELPVAELMVPADQIVALSTTASVEENLERIEHTPHTRFPLVGDELTDFEGIVYAPSIIDHYEPLLAGETTFADVAAPPMTLSADTDVSDAYDQFQAEGQELALVVRDGQVVGLFTATDALEAVMGQLEDPLDHRLGD
- a CDS encoding ferredoxin family protein produces the protein MGIDPNFHHARTVVDQHEGHDVWGPVDEPERLGIHGTHVAVDFDECIADGACVEDCPVDVFDWVETPDHPASTRKADPARQPDCIDCMLCVDVCPVDAIDVDASRGE
- a CDS encoding restriction endonuclease — translated: MFDAMDDRGFVEFLSEVWEQRGWNTGVAEEDPGQFMITGDKGSGERGLMLVVPAEDETVAGKPVQSLVGICDAKNVDVGVVATRGEFSDDAERIATANDVHLLDTTALEATVAEEGLEDLVEEFSTQSDSLIERLPIPSAVPAVLRHPSPPPIPTRALTVLLIVVGVVAVGIVGAQSMGVGLGPLGSIGAVPADALGLGGGGSGDDFTVTAVSLAGTGDDAVAVAWNAETRSSLTTANETKYEAPKGSQFVVVHMRLTNHGETAKPFGAEMVGFAANDTIRSPRELADTDDGFPILLKPDQSETVWVVFTVEDDERSGTLLGLATDDTPPLRFEHDPSVESELADE